One window from the genome of Salvia miltiorrhiza cultivar Shanhuang (shh) chromosome 7, IMPLAD_Smil_shh, whole genome shotgun sequence encodes:
- the LOC130991820 gene encoding pentatricopeptide repeat-containing protein At1g12300, mitochondrial-like → MRKDVPFLNTFKHFTLKSTKISLSKIRASAMALILRRIAGELGTFTHSLSLCCSNFRYESKRHFSSMLRIDFSSINDIQFANFLFREMLRVRPQPSSAVFNKLLTTVVNMEHHSAALSMFDEMRQSGFPVNEYTFGIIMHCYCLLNRVDLGFAILGSFFKLGYDPDVVIYTTLVKGLFLDDRAIEAEKLFNKLLEDNLCEPGEFMITCLINGLCKAGYTLTACDYIELLAKRGCAANAYAYSAVIKSFCKGGMIGDALHLLHKMTERGISPDTVTYTLIIHGLCHAGRWEDMRELLREMIDRKMMSLNVITFNVLVNMLCKIGKVKEAEDLVEIMIQQNVSPDIYTYTALIGGYCSQGKMDVAKELFDSLPGKGLSAGDIDMYSYGALINGYCKNGDVDEAWRIFKEAPGKGLQHTTRSYNTMIKGLLRVGRFADGWKLFGDMESQGVRPDLITYSILLDGMCKARQIDDAVSLVHTMEERGVKPNMITYDILIRGLCKEGRSDLARDIFSQLPSKGLQPSAGLYKIIVGSLCEKGLTEEEAIV, encoded by the coding sequence ATGAGAAAAGATGTTCCATTTCTCAATACCTTCAAACATTTTACTCTCAAATCAACTAAAATCTCGTTGAGCAAGATCAGGGCTTCTGCAATGGCGCTGATTCTCAGAAGAATCGCTGGTGAATTGGGTACTTTTactcactccctctctctctgctgTTCAAATTTCCGCTACGAAAGTAAGAGGCATTTTTCATCTATGCTCAGAATCGATTTCAGTTCCATAAACGACATACAATTCGCTAATTTCTTGTTTCGCGAAATGCTACGGGTTAGGCCACAGCCTTCTTCTGCTGTATTCAACAAATTGTTGACCACTGTTGTTAATATGGAGCACCACTCTGCTGCACTCTCAATGTTCGACGAAATGCGTCAATCAGGTTTCCCTGTAAACGAGTACACTTTCGGCATCATTATGCATTGCTATTGCCTTCTTAATCGGGTAGACTTAGGGTTTGCTATATTGGGCAGCTTCTTCAAGCTCGGATACGACCCCGATGTTGTGATTTACACTACTCTTGTGAAAGGGCTTTTTTTAGATGATAGGGCTATTGAGGCAGAAAAGCTGTTTAACAAGCTGTTAGAAGATAATCTTTGTGAGCCTGGTGAATTCATGATTACTTGTCTAATTAATGGGCTCTGCAAAGCAGGGTACACTTTGACAGCATGTGATTATATTGAGCTTTTGGCTAAAAGGGGCTGTGCTGCTAACGCTTATGCTTATAGCGCGGTTATTAAAAGTTTCTGCAAGGGCGGGATGATTGGAGATGCGCTGCATCTGTTGCACAAGATGACCGAGAGGGGCATCTCGCCGGATACTGTCACTTACACCTTGATCATACATGGGTTGTGCCATGCGGGCAGATGGGAAGATATGCGAGAACTGCTACGCGAAATGATTGATAGGAAGATGATGTCTTTAAACGTGATCACTTTTAATGTATTGGTGAATATGCTTTGCAAGATAGGGAAGGTGAAAGAGGCGGAGGATCTCGTGGAAATTATGATTCAACAAAATGTGAGTCCCGATATTTATACTTACACTGCATTGATTGGTGGATACTGCTCTCAAGGGAAAATGGATGTGGCGAAGGAGTTGTTTGATTCCCTCCCGGGCAAGGGCCTCAGTGCCGGTGATATTGATATGTATAGCTACGGTGCTTTGATCAATGGGTATTGCAAGAATGGGGACGTGGATGAAGCTTGGCGCATCTTTAAAGAAGCTCCTGGTAAAGGTCTGCAGCACACGACGCGTAGCTATAACACCATGATAAAGGGGTTGTTGCGTGTGGGCAGATTTGCAGACGGCTGGAAGCTTTTTGGTGATATGGAGTCTCAGGGAGTTCGTCCTGATTTGATCACGTATAGTATCTTATTGGATGGGATGTGTAAGGCTCGTCAAATTGATGATGCAGTTTCATTAGTGCACACAATGGAAGAGCGGGGAGTTAAGCCTAATATGATCACATACGATATCCTCATCCGTGGCTTGTGTAAAGAAGGAAGATCCGACCTTGCAAGAGATATTTTTAGTCAACTTCCTTCCAAAGGTTTGCAACCTAGTGCTGGACTGTATAAGATTATTGTTGGCTCGCTTTGTGAAAAAGGATTGACAGAGGAGGAAGCGATAGTCTAG
- the LOC130991808 gene encoding germacrene A synthase-like, translating into MAALTSNSFYHRPEAKFSPSLWGDHFIHHISDSEVKEKYSKKVEVLKNAVRSLLTAPEAKMIETMNLIDTLERLGVSYHFENEIEQKLQQFFNLDTNYEDDEAYDLYTVALHFRLFRQHGHPISTEIFSKWMDVKGKFQEGIKSDPKGMLSLYEASYLRTPEETILDDALAFTTATLKSMAPNLGSPLKKQVVHALEQPLHLGVPRVEARSFISIYEEEEHKNETLIKFAKLDYNLLQMLHKEELRQLSRWWKELGLISKLTYARDRVVECFFWALAVYYEPQYSRARIMLAKTIAMVSVIDDTYDAHATIEELDVFTEAIQRWDGGEIGRLPEYMRPLYEAVLQLYEQFEEELAKEGRSYAASYSIEALKELARAYYVEAKWVIEGYIPNFKEYLKNGFITSTYCYLLTSFLLGIESARRQDFQWISKNPKILVSQLEIVRLVDDAATYEVEKERGQVATGIDCYMKENGVTKEEAIAKFWEMSRNAWKECNEECLRPSCYKSRDTLTRILNFGRVVEVSYKNNEDGYTNPEKVLKPHIVGLLVNQFEV; encoded by the exons ATGGCGGCTCTAACCTCCAACAGTTTCTATCATCGTCCTGAGGCCAAGTTCTCCCCCAGCTTGTGGGGTGATCACTTCATCCATCACATTTCTGACTCCGAG GTGAAGGAAAAATATTCCAAGAAAGTTGAAGTATTAAAAAATGCTGTTAGAAGTCTGTTAACAGCTCCAGAAGCCAAAATGATAGAGACCATGAATCTGATCGACACACTTGAGCGCCTAGGCGTCTCCTATCACTTTGAAAATGAGATCGAACAAAAACTGCAACAATTTTTCAATCTCGATACGAATTATGAGGATGATGAAGCCTATGATTTGTACACTGTTGCTCTCCATTTTCGATTATTCAGGCAGCACGGCCACCCTATATCTACCG AAATATTTAGTAAATGGATGGATGTAAAGGGGAAATTCCAAGAGGGCATTAAGAGCGACCCGAAGGGCATGCTGAGTTTGTATGAAGCTTCATATCTGAGAACACCCGAAGAAACCATATTAGACGACGCGCTTGCTTTTACTACAGCCACTCTCAAATCCATGGCGCCAAACCTCGGATCACCTCTCAAGAAACAAGTTGTCCATGCCCTCGAGCAGCCCTTGCATTTGGGAGTTCCTCGAGTTGAAGCGCGCAGTTTCATCTCTATCTATGAAGAGGAGGAGCACAAAAACGAAACCTTAATCAAGTTCGCCAAATTAGACTATAACCTATTGCAAATGCTACACAAAGAGGAGCTCCGGCAACTCTCAAG GTGGTGGAAAGAATTAGGGCTTATCTCGAAACTTACTTATGCAAGAGATAGAGTGGTGGAATGTTTCTTTTGGGCTCTAGCAGTGTACTATGAGCCACAATATTCCCGTGCTCGTATCATGCTCGCCAAAACCATTGCTATGGTATCTGTAATAGACGACACATATGATGCTCATGCCACAATCGAGGAACTCGATGTTTTCACTGAGGCCATACAGAG GTGGGATGGTGGAGAAATTGGTCGACTCCCTGAGTACATGAGACCTCTCTACGAAGCTGTTTTGCAACTTTACGAGCAATTCGAGGAGGAATTAGCAAAGGAAGGACGATCCTACGCAGCATCCTATTCCATAGAAGCA CTAAAGGAATTGGCGAGGGCCTACTATGTGGAGGCGAAGTGGGTCATAGAGGGATACATTCCAAATTTTAAGGAATACCTAAAGAATGGTTTCATTACCAGCACCTACTGTTATCTTCTTACCTCTTTTCTTCTAGGAATAGAATCTGCTCGGCGCCAAGACTTCCAATGGATAAGTAAGAATCCTAAAATACTTGTTTCCCAACTCGAAATAGTTAGACTCGTTGATGACGCAGCTACTTACGAG GTTGAGAAGGAGAGAGGTCAAGTTGCTACTGGCATTGACTGCTACATGAAAGAAAATGGTGTGACAAAAGAAGAGGCGATTGCAAAATTTTGGGAAATGTCTAGGAATGCATGGAAGGAATGCAACGAGGAGTGTCTAAGGCCGTCTTGTTATAAATCTAGGGATACTCTTACACGCATCCTCAACTTTGGACGCGTAGTTGAGGTTTCTTACAAGAACAACGAAGATGGATATACTAATCCCGAAAAGGTTTTGAAGCCCCATATTGTTGGGTTGCTGGTCAACCAATTTGAGGTTTAG